One region of Ictalurus punctatus breed USDA103 chromosome 6, Coco_2.0, whole genome shotgun sequence genomic DNA includes:
- the ankar gene encoding ankyrin and armadillo repeat-containing protein: protein MSMESLNFSSAQAFFEKYDWREVQELLSLTSCSWLLGGEDFLQSVDPPPGMIRQIQAVFHPNAIILAPCDSRVSMDYRVVHQIIRELTVGIYCFNQVPSISLEPNPDQSSACRLTPAYCDTKVGQILINIDYTMKALWHGAYIPKEKRLCFLELWRSNMGVDPKGAPQAEKDRLAEFLTAGLVDISDDPCYLGMYDEDKQNPDPIYQPSSAEEQKLFSQYVENVLLKITSYLTSVRQHENLFTFEGTHSLSNVVRLTEDVLELGTYQRLQQRLSRHVRLVKKHLARKMELARDLAYLKLISFLVPFLIGLRKKMMIPDLSQMLLPISDDMLKTERELPPLLLGPTFSCKHFPYKPNEYFHLHGGIEVDVGTPELEHITEEMKDAFTTLQNHAMGYVNDPLRQDASYLEQFPIPLSEIGGKRYSVISIALASFYPQPNTVQWWETMNKSIKKMREQKLPLTDFQLHEQFKKTFGYAKAIQCKSVPYGLRAAAERGLSAVFHTLSCKNAPGHLGALDERGYSLLHHAAMCNQPHIIYQLAAAGVNLNQPCVGRFVCSGLTPLHLAAQCGSLEALSCLIALQADCTLTDRRGWLAVHFSAFYGQVSCVQALCRKDPTLLDVSTSAEYCSTPLLLSAMSGSLEALDYLLSNGANWRTADSEGNNVVQLAALYFHTNILRHLVQLNLDGLPVWRILVEMLRSEENKRLEMAVRCMEALCVNADPFWEDIMDAGGISVLVEILLSGRPLFQRMAAAVLCHMTKNVPVCEELVRFGVVQVLIRHLSSRHPELRSRCTVILTDLAGHSGSYQTHIAELGGVAPTVQLLTSDLQDVLVNAVRCIRALCVACPRNQTMAALCGAIPQLVDLLTVNSEVLQGEACLALAELAHGHTENQDLICGACAVPPVVQVLSSRKISSQVKAAKVLEAIAHQNPVVQEQFLNKSAARLLLRLLKVFDREVREQGATALWALAGHTRKQQKHIAELIGYRFVLDLLLSTSDKMQYVGCQAVTALSRDCRAHQNGLCRENVVPPLVRLLRFSRTTERTLLSVVTALGTLCIGVAHTHNRNSQNVIYEEKAIPTLLALLQSNKGLEVKVQVSQTLACILMGNQELQTTFWEQEDFSYDVILELLQAQDRSVRLEAGHALALFAYDNPKQQAAIKKKGGVPAHAFETFLGADDESERAKAAFQMIALAKVITGSDQVTLTARGVTILVKLLQSKKNTTLVLTAQFLASLAQTRAGISDGVVTMGAIEHLSAHLYSEDEEVRTACASALGYLSFNCFAHRLLLVECRKNPQTYTALKDHLAQDAKICSKFTSEFKRQRKVGLPSISFQTKWSPPFGQLSNKDAPRGSDRTRSAPERRPRRSRTADPGVRRADKSSCGTDPCLNTKPQ from the exons ATGAGCATGGAGTCCTTAAACTTTTCCTCAGCACAAGCCTTCTTTGAGAAATACGATTGGAGAGAAGTTCAGGAGCTGCTCAGTCTCACCTCCTGCAGCTGGTTATTGGGTGGAGAAGATTTCCTCCAGTCTGTAGACCCTCCACCTGGAATGATCAGACAAATCCAAGCTGTGTTTCACCCCAACGCCATCATCCTGGCCCCCTGTGACTCCAGGGTGTCTATGGATTACAGGGTGGTCCATCAGATAATCCGAGAGCTCACAGTGGGAATATACTGCTTCAACCAAGTGCCGTCCATCAGCCTGGAGCCCAACCCTGATCAGAGCTCTGCGTGCCGCCTGACCCCGGCCTACTGCGACACCAAAGTGGGGCAGATCCTCATAAACATCGATTACACCATGAAGGCCCTGTGGCACGGAGCGTACATCCCTAAAGAAAAACGCCTCTGCTTCCTGGAACTGTGGAGGTCCAACATGGGTGTAGATCCCAAAGGAGCTCCTCAGGCTGAGAAAGACAGACTCGCTGAGTTTCTTACAGCAG GTCTAGTGGACATTTCTGATGACCCATGTTACCTGGGCATGTATGACGAAGACAAACAGAACCCTGATCCAATCTACCAGCCCAGCAGTGCAGAGGAGCAGAAGCTGTTCTCTCAGTACGTAGAGAACGTCCTGCTGAAGATCACCTCGTATCTGACCTCGGTCCGTCAGCACGAGAACCTGTTCACCTTCGAGGGCACACACAGCCTGTCCAACGTGGTGCGGCTGACGGAGGACGTTCTGGAGCTGGGCACGTACCAGCGGCTGCAGCAGAGGCTCTCTCGCCACGTCAGGCTGGTGAAGAAACACCTGGCACGCAAAATGGAGCTGGCCCGGGACCTGGCCTACCTGAAGCTCATCAGCTTCCTCGTGCCTTTCCTCATCGGGCtgaggaagaagatgatgattCCAGACCTGTCTCAAATGCTCCTGCCTATCTCAG aTGACATGCTGAAAACCGAGCGAGAGTTACCGCCTCTTCTCCTCGGACCTACGTTTTCCTGTAAGCACTTTCCGTACAAGCCCAACGAGTATTTCCATCTTCACGGTGGGATTGAGGTTGATGTCGGGACTCCTGAGCTGGAGCACATCACCGAAGAGATGAAG GATGCCTTCACGACTCTACAGAATCATGCAATGGGCTATGTAAATGACCCCCTTCGGCAAGACGCGTCCTACTTGGAGCAGTTTCCTATCCCCCTCAGTGAGATTGGTGGGAAACG CTATAGTGTGATCTCTATTGCACTGGCATCCTTCTATCCCCAACCCAACACCGTGCAGTGGTGGGAAACCATGAACAAGTCCATCAAAAAGATGCGGGAACAAAAGCTGCCATTAACTGACTTTCAGCTTCATGAGCAGTTTAAGAAAACGTTTGGTTATGCCAAGGCCATACAGTGCAAG AGCGTTCCGTACGGATTGCGTGCAGCTGCAGAGCGTGGCCTCTCCGCCGTATTTCACACGCTGAGCTGTAAAAACGCACCGGGCCACCTGGGGGCGCTAGACGAGCGAGGCTACTCTTTACTCCACCACGCCGCCATGTGTAATCAGCCGCATATCATCTACCAGCTGGCAGCTGCCGGCGTCAACCTCAACCAGCCATGTGTCGGGAGGTTCGTCTGCTCCG GACTCACGCCGCTACACCTGGCAGCTCAGTGCGGCTCTCTCGAGGCCCTCAGCTGCCTGATCGCTCTGCAAGCCGACTGCACGCTCACGGACCGGAGAGGCTGGCTGGCTGTGCACTTCTCAGCCTTTTACGGCCAGGTCTCGTGCGTCCAGGCCCTGTGCAGGAAAGATCCCACGTTGCTGGATGTATCCACATCTGCAGA GTACTGCAGCACGCCCCTCTTACTCTCGGCCATGTCAGGATCTCTGGAGGCTCTGGACTACCTGCTGTCGAACGGGGCAAATTGGAGAACGGCGGACAGCGAGGGCAATAACGTGGTCCAGCTGGCGGCTCTTTACTTCCACACCAACATCCTCAGGCATCTCGTTCAGCTGAATCTGGACGGCCTCCCTGTGTGGAGGATTCTCGTTG agatgttacggaGTGAGGAGAACAAGAGGTTAGAGATGGCCGTCAGGTGCATGGAGGCTCTCTGTGTGAACGCTGACCCCTTCTGGGAGGACATCATGGATGCAG GCGGGATCTCAGTCCTGGTGGAGATTTTGCTCAGCGGGAGGCCGTTGTTCCAACGCATGGCTGCGGCCGTGTTGTGTCACATGACGAAGAACGTTCCGGTGTGCGAGGAGCTGGTGCGCTTCGGTGTGGTCCAAGTTCTCATCAGACACCTCAGCAGCCGTCATCCAGAGCTTCGCTCGCGCTGCACCGTTATACTGACAGACCTGGCTGGTCACAGCGGATCGTATCAGACTCATATCGCTGAGCTG GGTGGGGTTGCCCCCACGGTACAGCtgctgacctctgacctccaGGACGTGCTAGTGAACGCCGTGAGGTGTATCCGGGCGCTGTGTGTCGCTTGTCCCCGAAACCAGACCATGGCGGCACTTTGTGGAGCCATCCCACAACTGGTCGATTTACTCACTGTGAACTCTG agGTCCTTCAGGGAGAGGCGTGTCTGGCTCTGGCTGAACTGGCCCATGGCCACACGGAGAACCAGGACCTGATTTGTGGTGCGTGTGCCGTGCCCCCTGTGGTGCAGGTCCTGAGCTCCAGAAAGATCTCCAGCCAAGTGAAAGCTGCCAAAGTCCTGGAAGCCATAGCTCACCAAAACCCTGTCGTACAGGAACAGTTTCTGAACAAATCCGCCGCCAGACTTCTTCTGCGCCTCTTAAAG GTTTTCGATCGGGAGGTGAGGGAACAGGGCGCGACGGCTCTCTGGGCCTTAGCGGGACACACACGGAAGCAGCAGAAGCACATAGCCGAGCTCATCGGTTACCGTTTCGTCCTGGATCTGCTCCTGTCCACGTCGGATAAAATGCAATACGTGG GATGCCAGGCGGTGACGGCACTTAGCCGAGACTGCCGCGCCCATCAGAACGGACTGTGTAGGGAAAACGTCGTGCCACCATTAGTGCGACTGCTGCGTTTCTCCCGTACTACTGAGAGAACTCTGCTCAGTGTTGTCACTGCACTCGGGACCTTGTGTATCG GAGTGGCACACACGCATAACAGAAACAGCCAGAATGTGATTTACGAGGAAAAAGCCATTCCGACATTGTTAGCGCTTCTGCAAAGCAACAAAGGTCTCGAGGTTAAG GTCCAGGTCTCTCAGACTCTGGCGTGCATCTTGATGGGCAACCAGGAGCTTCAGACGACCTTCTGGGAGCAAGAAGACTTCTCCTACGACGTCATTCTGGAGCTGCTACAAGCCCAAGACAGA AGCGTCCGTCTGGAGGCGGGCCACGCCCTGGCGCTGTTTGCGTACGATAACCCGAAGCAGCAGGCAGCTATTAAGAAAAAGGGAGGAGTTCCAGCGCATGCGTTCGAGACATTTTTAGGTGCTGACGACGAATCCGAAAGGGCCAAGGCTGCATTTCAG ATGATCGCGCTAGCTAAAGTGATTACTGGCTCGGACCAAGTGACACTGACTGCGAGAGGAGTCACAATTCTGGTAAAATTACTGCAGTCAAAGAAAAACACTACTTTGGTCCTTACAG CTCAGTTCCTGGCCAGCCTGGCCCAGACCAGAGCAGGCATCTCAGACGGCGTAGTGACTATGGGAGCGATAGAGCACCTCTCCGCGCACCTCTACTCTGAGGACGAGGAG GTACGCACGGCCTGCGCCAGTGCCCTCGGTTACCTGAGCTTCAACTGCTTTGCACATCGCCTCCTGCTGGTGGAATGCAGGAAAAATCCACAGACATACACAGCGCTGAAGGAC
- the zgc:136439 gene encoding uncharacterized protein zgc:136439 isoform X1: MMKAVILAAGYGTRLQRDIEKDQTGHFQHLQGVAKPLLPVGACALISHWLRALTLSACVDQVFVVTNALYHEAFQLWAQEFPGVQVLNDGTRNNEERLGAVACLQLAVNHFAVHDDVIVIGGDTLFKEDFSLRTFTERFAELQKKSQDGNLVLSYQCEDEETSKYGILEVDSDFRVQRMKEKPLPTETHSRSACPCFYSFSRTTLPLLDVFLKEKETRPLEERDAPGNFLSWLLSRRPVYVHEISGRFDVGNLASYTDCDRYFREQLQNPELYLI, translated from the exons ATGATGAAAGCTGTTATTTTGGCTGCAGGTTATGGGACGAGGCTGCAGAGGGACATTGAGAAGGACCAGACTGGACACTTTCAGCATTTACAGGGTGTTGCTAAACCGCTACTTCCGGTCGGAGCATGCGCTCTCATCTCCCATTGGCTGAGAGCTCTCACTCTGTCTGCTTGTGTGGATCAAGTGTTTGTGGTG ACCAATGCTCTTTACCATGAGGCATTCCAGCTCTGGGCTCAAGAGTTCCCCGGTGTTCAAGTTCTTAACGATGGGACGAGAAATAACGAG GAGCGACTTGGGGCAGTTGCATGCCTTCAGCTGGCAGTGAATCACTTTGCAGTGCACGATGACGTCATTGTGATCGGAGG CGACACGCTGTTTAAAGAGGACTTCAGTCTCAGAACGTTCACAGAGCGCTTCGCTGAGTTGCAGAAGAAAAGCCAAGACGGCAACTTGGTTCTCTCGTACCAGTGCGAGGACGAGG AAACGTCAAAGTACGGCATCCTGGAGGTGGATTCAGACTTTCGAGTGCAGCGTATGAAGGAGAAGCCTCTCCCGACCGAGACACACTCACGCAGCGCC TGTCCCTGTTTTTACTCGTTTTCAAGAACAACGCTCCCTCTGCTGGACGTCTTCCTGAAGGAGAAGGAG ACCAGGCCACTTGAGGAGAGAGATGCACCGGGGAACTTCCTGTCATGGCTTCTCTCAAG gaGGCCGGTGTATGTCCATGAGATATCCGGACGGTTCGATGTTGGAAACCTCGCCTCTTATACAGATTGCGACAGATACTTCAGAGAACAGCTTCAAAATCCAGAGCTTTATTTAATATAG
- the asnsd1 gene encoding asparagine synthetase domain-containing protein 1, with protein MCGICCVVSLTSSQCVLHDHVYERLRHRGPDRSQDVTKSSSDPDYSCLFSAHVLHMRGSLTPQPLQDDDGNLLLWNGEVFGGLTVEPEENDTKVILDQLSSCRSPSDVSSVLSQVKGPWAIIYYQKEEHCIWFGRDFFGRRSLLWSWGSDESSFTLTSVSRRSPDLGTSNCLEVPAVGVYRLDLKSWSQRGSLKVEVYSWGHLDSHFTWEGLPSSVSFVINDSGLVLSSPVPPMNMNVMDAEPNSCNSGRTSLDDLRELLKSTGKREMARRLVDVLGEAVRRRVQHLPHTSNPDQAQVAILFSGGIDSMILAVLADRYVPPDRPIDLLNVAFKLQESKTKQGSGKKGRHDQKEHAIQPKFDVPDRITGRDGLRELTALSPSRKWNFVEINVTQEELREMRGKNICHLVHPLDTVLDDSIGCAVWFAARGTGFVSEGTRERRHSSTAKVVLTGIGADEQLAGYSRHRVRFKTSGLQGLVKELDMELGRISSRNLGRDDRIIADHGKEARFPYLDEDVVSFLNTLPVWEKADLSRPRGLGEKLLLRLAAVELGLGPSAVLPKRAMQFGSRIAKLENSHEKASEKCTRLIAN; from the exons atgtgtggGATCTGCTGTGTGGTGAGTTTGACCTCGTCTCAGTGTGTGCTTCACGATCATGTCTACGAAAGGCTGCGTCATCGGGGACCCGATCGCAGCCAGGACGTCACGAAAAGTTCCTCGGATCCAGACTACAGTTGTCTTTTCTCTGCTCACGTCCTCCACATGAGAGGAAGTCTGACTCCACAGCCTCTGCAAGACGACGACGGGAACCTCCTCCTCTGGAACGGGGAGGTGTTCGGCGGGTTGACGGTGGAACCTGAGGAAAACGATACCAAAGTTATTCTCGATCAGTTGTCATCATGCAGAAGTCCGTCGGACGTGTCGTCCGTCCTGAGTCAGGTGAAGGGTCCGTGGGCAATTATCTATTACCAGAAAGAGGAACATTGCATCTGGTTTGGGAGGGATTTCTTTGGGAGAAGAAGCTTGCTTTGGAGCTGGGGGTCGGATGAGAGTTCCTTCACGCTGACGTCTGTGTCTCGTCGCTCGCCCGATCTCGGTACCTCAAACTGTTTAGAAGTACCAGCGGTTGGTGTTTACAGACTGGACTTGAAGAGCTGGTCACAGCGGGGAAGTCTGAAAGTTGAGGTTTATTCATGGGGTCATCTTGATTCTCACTTCACCTGGGAAGGTCTTCCCAGTTCCGTCTCCTTCGTCATAAACGATTCTGGACTGGTCCTGTCGTCCCCGGTTCCGCCGATGAACATGAACGTGATGGACGCGGAGCCAAACTCTTGTAATTCCGGTCGAACATCACTGGATGATCTTAGGGAGCTTCTAAAAAGCACTGGGAAGCGAGAAATGGCTCGCCGTCTTGTAGACGTCCTCGGCGAGGCTGTACGCAGGAGGGTGCAGCACCTTCCCCACACGTCGAACCCCGATCAAGCGCAGGTCGCCATACTTTTTTCCGGAGGAATCGATTCCATGATCCTGGCTGTTCTTGCCGATCGCTACGTACCTCCGGACCGACCCATCGACCTCCTCAACGTGGCTTTTAAACTCCAGGAATCGAAGACGAAGCAGGGGTCAGGGAAGAAAGGACGCCACGATCAAAAAGAGCACGCGATTCAACCGAAGTTCGACGTTCCGGACAGAATAACCGGTCGGGACGGTTTACGGGAACTTACAGCGCTCAGTCCTTCGCGGAAATGGAACTTTGTCGAGATCAACGTTACTCAAGAGGAGCTTCGGGAAATGCGAGGGAAGAACATCTGCCACCTGGTGCATCCATTAGACACCGTTCTGGACGACAGTATCGGATGCGCCGTGTGGTTTGCAGCCAGAGGAACCGGATTCGTATCGGAGGGAACGCGAGAGAGGCGGCACAGCTCGACGGCAAAG GTTGTTCTGACGGGCATCGGGGCAGACGAGCAGCTAGCCGGTTACTCCAGACACCGAGTGCGGTTTAAAACCTCAGGTCTACAGGGACTGGTCAAGGAGCTGGATATGGAGCTGGGCAGAATATCCTCCAGGAATCTCGGACGAGACGATCGGATCATCGCGGATCACGGTAAAGAGGCCCG ATTTCCGTACTTGGACGAGGACGTGGTGAGCTTCCTGAACACGCTGCCGGTTTGGGAGAAAGCAGATCTGTCTCGGCCCCGGGGACTCGGAGAAAAGCTCCTCCTGAGGCTGGCGGCCGTAGAGCTCGGACTCGGACCTTCTGCCGTACTGCCCAAGAGAGCCATGCAGTTCGGTTCTCGGATAGCCAAGCTGGAGAACAGCCACGAAAAGGCGTCGGAAAAATGCACGAGACTGATCGCAAATTAG
- the zgc:136439 gene encoding uncharacterized protein zgc:136439 isoform X2: MCSSTEKERDYQTNALYHEAFQLWAQEFPGVQVLNDGTRNNEERLGAVACLQLAVNHFAVHDDVIVIGGDTLFKEDFSLRTFTERFAELQKKSQDGNLVLSYQCEDEETSKYGILEVDSDFRVQRMKEKPLPTETHSRSACPCFYSFSRTTLPLLDVFLKEKETRPLEERDAPGNFLSWLLSRRPVYVHEISGRFDVGNLASYTDCDRYFREQLQNPELYLI; this comes from the exons atgtgtagctcgacagaaaaggagagagattATCAG ACCAATGCTCTTTACCATGAGGCATTCCAGCTCTGGGCTCAAGAGTTCCCCGGTGTTCAAGTTCTTAACGATGGGACGAGAAATAACGAG GAGCGACTTGGGGCAGTTGCATGCCTTCAGCTGGCAGTGAATCACTTTGCAGTGCACGATGACGTCATTGTGATCGGAGG CGACACGCTGTTTAAAGAGGACTTCAGTCTCAGAACGTTCACAGAGCGCTTCGCTGAGTTGCAGAAGAAAAGCCAAGACGGCAACTTGGTTCTCTCGTACCAGTGCGAGGACGAGG AAACGTCAAAGTACGGCATCCTGGAGGTGGATTCAGACTTTCGAGTGCAGCGTATGAAGGAGAAGCCTCTCCCGACCGAGACACACTCACGCAGCGCC TGTCCCTGTTTTTACTCGTTTTCAAGAACAACGCTCCCTCTGCTGGACGTCTTCCTGAAGGAGAAGGAG ACCAGGCCACTTGAGGAGAGAGATGCACCGGGGAACTTCCTGTCATGGCTTCTCTCAAG gaGGCCGGTGTATGTCCATGAGATATCCGGACGGTTCGATGTTGGAAACCTCGCCTCTTATACAGATTGCGACAGATACTTCAGAGAACAGCTTCAAAATCCAGAGCTTTATTTAATATAG